From one Thermomicrobiales bacterium genomic stretch:
- the cdaA gene encoding diadenylate cyclase CdaA, with the protein MPELPWIFTRLDARALIDIFAVSLIFFWLLWFAQRTRAAQLIRGLIILIVSVLAASRIFNLTALNWLISRSWPMLIVAIPIIFQPELRRALEQLGHTSAWLRPPFAISPDRDAERTLDGISRAASQLSRIGYGALIVIERETGLQEYADRGVRIDALVSRQILINIFFPNSPLHDGAVIIRGDRIVAAACILPLSQREIPGGKIGTRHQAAVGITEESDAIAVVVSEETNRISIAHDGQLTENLDTERLRRALLSLLRVGTAAEEKRSPRSSLLRGLFNRFVADDSTPSQDGQSETPRRTGSKPDSSKDKTNNHD; encoded by the coding sequence ATGCCAGAACTGCCCTGGATATTTACCAGGCTCGATGCCCGCGCGCTGATCGATATCTTCGCGGTATCACTCATTTTCTTCTGGCTGTTGTGGTTCGCCCAACGAACGCGCGCGGCACAACTCATCCGCGGACTGATCATCCTGATCGTCAGCGTGCTCGCCGCTTCGCGGATCTTCAACCTGACGGCCTTGAACTGGTTGATCTCGCGATCCTGGCCGATGCTCATCGTTGCGATTCCAATTATCTTCCAGCCAGAGCTTCGGCGCGCGCTCGAGCAACTAGGACATACCAGTGCCTGGCTACGGCCACCGTTTGCGATTAGCCCCGACCGTGACGCCGAACGCACGCTCGATGGAATCAGCCGCGCCGCCTCTCAGCTCAGCCGCATCGGCTACGGAGCGTTGATCGTGATCGAGCGAGAGACTGGCCTGCAGGAATACGCCGACCGCGGCGTGCGGATCGACGCACTCGTCTCTCGGCAGATACTGATCAACATCTTCTTCCCGAACTCCCCACTCCACGACGGCGCGGTGATCATCCGGGGCGACCGGATTGTGGCGGCTGCCTGCATCCTGCCACTCTCCCAGCGAGAGATCCCCGGAGGAAAGATCGGCACACGACATCAGGCCGCGGTCGGTATCACCGAGGAGTCGGATGCGATCGCAGTCGTTGTGTCCGAAGAGACGAACCGCATCTCGATAGCTCACGACGGCCAGTTGACGGAGAATCTCGATACCGAAAGGCTGCGCCGAGCGCTACTCTCGTTGCTGAGAGTCGGAACAGCGGCGGAAGAGAAACGGTCGCCTCGTTCGTCACTCCTGCGCGGCCTGTTCAACCGGTTCGTTGCCGACGATTCCACGCCGTCCCAGGATGGCCAAAGCGAGACTCCGCGCAGAACGGGCTCGAAGCCAGACTCTTCGAAAGATAAGACGAATAACCATGATTAG
- a CDS encoding CdaR family protein, which yields MIRRVRTFADTGNLVRFGLSLVLAFALWAWVTNENDPEQTYIANNVQVEIRQKAPNLEIVSPLDVVEIRIQAPRSVIQTLDPSRIVAWVSLDDRTGPGTATEKVGVDVPRGVRTARVTPTEIPVALDTLVSQTFPVKLLSPNDLPRNLEVTKSNVDIDTVTVTGVQRNVERVAQVIVPVAIGGRTTSFTAKVTPQAVDENNMPIDSITLTPSTVTLSVDLATRGKEIPVFVQCGCTAAPGFQVLGYPQASPSTVLLDGPSDALAQIQYIYTTPIDTGGLTATTVLNDIQIETSSLPKGVTIDPSVVSVLVQVSQQVSTRTFEDIPIQVLNRPPGATVTVSPPTASLTVEGPQEEIAALTGSEISIVVDVGGLGAGVRDIRPRAILPPRVQYADAPQQVTVTIVLPPPPTPTATVAP from the coding sequence ATGATTAGACGTGTACGCACATTTGCCGACACGGGCAATCTCGTGCGCTTTGGCCTCTCACTGGTGCTCGCGTTCGCGCTCTGGGCATGGGTGACAAACGAGAATGATCCGGAGCAGACCTACATCGCGAACAATGTGCAAGTTGAAATCCGCCAAAAAGCGCCGAATCTGGAGATCGTCTCGCCGCTCGATGTCGTTGAAATCAGGATTCAGGCGCCCCGCAGCGTCATTCAGACGCTGGATCCGAGCCGCATCGTCGCCTGGGTGAGTCTCGACGATCGGACTGGTCCGGGAACGGCGACAGAAAAGGTGGGGGTAGATGTGCCCCGCGGTGTGCGGACCGCCAGAGTCACGCCGACGGAGATTCCGGTCGCGTTGGATACGCTCGTATCGCAGACATTCCCAGTGAAGCTTCTTTCGCCGAACGACCTTCCTCGTAACCTGGAGGTCACGAAATCGAATGTTGACATCGACACGGTAACGGTGACAGGGGTTCAGCGGAACGTTGAACGTGTTGCCCAGGTCATCGTCCCGGTGGCTATCGGTGGCCGAACGACGTCGTTTACGGCCAAGGTAACCCCACAGGCCGTCGACGAAAACAACATGCCGATCGACAGCATCACTCTCACCCCATCGACAGTCACACTCTCAGTCGACCTTGCCACGCGTGGCAAGGAGATCCCCGTCTTCGTCCAGTGCGGTTGCACTGCCGCGCCGGGGTTCCAGGTGCTGGGCTATCCGCAAGCCTCACCATCGACCGTCCTTCTCGACGGTCCCTCTGACGCCCTCGCCCAGATTCAGTACATCTACACGACGCCGATCGACACAGGGGGCCTCACTGCGACGACCGTGCTGAACGACATACAGATCGAGACATCTTCGCTACCGAAAGGCGTGACGATTGATCCATCGGTCGTCAGCGTCCTTGTCCAGGTCAGCCAACAGGTGTCAACGCGGACGTTCGAGGACATTCCGATTCAGGTATTGAATCGACCTCCGGGCGCAACTGTCACGGTAAGCCCGCCGACGGCGAGCCTGACCGTTGAGGGACCCCAGGAAGAGATCGCAGCGTTGACGGGGTCAGAGATTTCGATTGTCGTCGATGTCGGAGGGTTGGGCGCCGGGGTTCGCGATATACGCCCACGCGCGATTCTTCCGCCGCGCGTCCAATATGCCGATGCGCCACAGCAGGTGACGGTCACGATCGTCCTGCCACCACCGCCGACACCAACGGCTACCGTGGCTCCCTGA
- a CDS encoding response regulator: MSTTTSPPSTRIIIADDESLIRMDLREMLSHLGYDVVGEAGDGREAIELADRLRPDLVIMDIRMPELDGISAAQELAVRRIAPVVLLTAYSEHSLIGRAKDAGVCGYLVKPFRETELMPVIELALSRFREMCHLEQEVTDLREALETRKLVERAKGVLMEVHGLRESEAFNRMRKTSMDNRKSMREVAEAILLTYEVQMGSPARP; the protein is encoded by the coding sequence ATGTCGACGACGACATCACCCCCAAGCACGCGCATTATCATCGCAGACGATGAGTCGCTCATTCGTATGGATCTGCGCGAGATGTTGTCACATCTCGGATATGACGTTGTCGGTGAGGCGGGCGACGGCCGTGAGGCGATCGAGCTTGCTGACCGATTGCGTCCCGATCTCGTCATCATGGATATTCGCATGCCAGAGCTCGATGGGATCAGCGCCGCTCAGGAGTTGGCTGTTCGACGCATCGCCCCGGTGGTGCTGCTGACCGCGTACTCCGAGCATTCACTCATCGGCCGGGCGAAGGACGCTGGAGTCTGCGGATATCTCGTGAAGCCATTCCGCGAGACAGAGTTGATGCCAGTGATCGAGCTTGCACTTTCCCGTTTCCGTGAAATGTGCCACCTCGAGCAGGAGGTTACTGACCTTCGTGAGGCACTCGAGACGCGCAAGCTCGTTGAGCGCGCCAAAGGAGTTCTCATGGAAGTCCACGGCCTCCGTGAGTCTGAGGCGTTCAATCGGATGCGGAAGACGAGCATGGACAATCGGAAGTCCATGCGCGAGGTTGCGGAGGCTATCCTGCTGACCTACGAGGTCCAGATGGGGTCGCCCGCGCGGCCGTGA
- the rplJ gene encoding 50S ribosomal protein L10, whose translation MPTKKKVDTVAELTEVLSRSRLTILADYRGLSVSDMQNLRTQLRPLNAEVRVAKNTLARRAAQQNEMDALAPELVGPMAIVTAFDDPVQPAKVVSDFARTSRILQIKAGMLEGQLLRADQVEALASLPSRDVLIARVVGGLASPLYGIVGVLAAPIRSLLYVLQARSTQLGGEDESTAA comes from the coding sequence ATGCCAACGAAGAAGAAGGTCGATACCGTTGCGGAACTGACTGAAGTCCTCAGCCGTTCCCGACTGACGATCCTGGCCGACTACCGCGGGCTTTCCGTCTCGGACATGCAGAACCTGCGGACGCAATTGCGGCCGCTGAATGCCGAGGTTCGGGTGGCGAAGAACACACTCGCCCGACGCGCAGCGCAGCAGAACGAGATGGACGCGCTCGCGCCGGAGCTTGTCGGGCCGATGGCCATCGTTACCGCGTTCGATGACCCGGTCCAGCCGGCCAAGGTCGTCTCGGACTTTGCTCGCACCTCACGCATTCTCCAAATCAAGGCGGGGATGCTCGAGGGTCAGCTACTTCGCGCAGATCAGGTAGAGGCGCTTGCCAGCCTGCCAAGTCGTGACGTGCTGATCGCGAGGGTGGTCGGCGGGCTAGCGAGCCCGTTGTACGGGATTGTTGGCGTGCTTGCCGCGCCGATCCGCTCGCTCCTGTATGTCCTGCAGGCGCGATCAACGCAACTTGGCGGCGAAGACGAAAGCACAGCCGCCTGA
- the rplA gene encoding 50S ribosomal protein L1, which produces MPKRGKKYQAAVKLLEPEREYEVKDAVELLKKMSYVGFDETVEMHFRLGIDPRQADQAVRSTVILPAGTGKVTRVLVFAVGDAARIAQEAGADYVGSDDLVKQINDGWLEFDSAIAMADQMGKVGGLGRILGRRGLMPNPRSGTVVRTPEDLPGVIRELKGGRVEFRNDRTGLVHVAIGKLSFSEDRLVENANALIDAIQRHKPQAAKGIYLRTITLTSTMTPGIPLDVATTVASAAQAG; this is translated from the coding sequence ATGCCCAAGCGTGGCAAGAAATACCAGGCAGCAGTGAAGCTGCTCGAGCCGGAACGCGAATACGAGGTCAAGGATGCGGTCGAACTGCTGAAGAAGATGTCGTACGTCGGATTCGACGAGACTGTCGAGATGCATTTCCGACTCGGCATCGACCCGCGACAGGCAGATCAGGCGGTTCGCTCGACCGTTATTCTCCCGGCCGGCACCGGCAAGGTAACGCGCGTGCTCGTGTTCGCCGTCGGTGACGCGGCGCGCATCGCGCAAGAGGCCGGCGCGGACTATGTCGGCAGCGACGATCTCGTCAAGCAGATCAACGATGGCTGGCTCGAGTTCGACTCGGCGATCGCAATGGCTGACCAGATGGGCAAGGTTGGCGGACTCGGACGAATCCTGGGTCGTCGCGGCCTGATGCCAAACCCCCGCTCCGGCACCGTCGTTCGCACCCCGGAGGATCTTCCCGGTGTCATTCGTGAGCTGAAGGGCGGTCGAGTCGAGTTCCGTAACGACCGGACTGGCCTGGTTCACGTTGCGATCGGCAAGCTGAGCTTCTCCGAAGACCGCCTGGTGGAAAACGCGAATGCGCTGATCGACGCGATCCAGCGCCACAAGCCCCAGGCAGCCAAGGGCATCTATTTGCGGACGATCACGCTCACCAGTACAATGACCCCCGGCATCCCGCTCGACGTTGCTACCACCGTCGCTTCGGCGGCTCAGGCAGGATAG
- the rplK gene encoding 50S ribosomal protein L11: protein MAKKIRAYIKLQIPAGKATPAPPIGPALGQHGVAIMNFCKEYNERTASMVGQIVPVVITVFEDRSFTFVTKTPPAADLLRRAAGIDKGSGNVKTISGKVTLDQVREIAELKMRDLNAVDLDGAMKQVEGTARSMGIQIV from the coding sequence TTGGCTAAAAAGATCAGGGCGTATATCAAGCTGCAGATTCCCGCAGGTAAGGCGACCCCCGCGCCGCCGATCGGCCCGGCGCTGGGGCAGCACGGTGTCGCGATCATGAACTTCTGCAAGGAGTACAACGAGCGCACCGCCAGCATGGTGGGACAGATCGTCCCCGTTGTTATCACGGTGTTCGAAGATCGTTCGTTCACCTTCGTCACCAAGACGCCGCCGGCCGCGGACCTTCTCCGCCGTGCTGCGGGCATTGACAAAGGCTCCGGCAACGTCAAGACCATCTCCGGCAAGGTCACGCTCGATCAGGTCCGCGAGATCGCCGAGCTGAAGATGCGCGATCTCAACGCGGTCGATCTCGACGGAGCGATGAAGCAGGTCGAAGGCACCGCGCGGTCCATGGGAATCCAGATCGTCTAG
- the nusG gene encoding transcription termination/antitermination protein NusG, protein MARDTQRAEETGSQGQWYVIHTYSGYENKVRQNLLHRVESMDVADRIFEVVVPTQDEIEIKAGQRQTVQRKVFPGYVLVKMVLDEDSWHVVRNTPGVTSFVGSGNKPMPLDDGEIDSIMRGMTAEAPKVKVSLSVGDTVRIMDGPFADFRGAIDDINQEKGKIKVLVSFFGREVPVELDFLQVEREV, encoded by the coding sequence ATGGCACGGGACACACAACGCGCCGAAGAGACTGGTTCGCAGGGCCAGTGGTACGTCATTCACACGTACTCTGGCTATGAGAATAAGGTGCGCCAGAATCTGCTGCACCGCGTCGAGTCGATGGATGTGGCCGACAGGATCTTCGAGGTGGTTGTCCCGACCCAGGACGAGATCGAGATCAAGGCCGGCCAGCGTCAGACCGTGCAGCGCAAGGTGTTCCCGGGTTATGTCCTCGTGAAAATGGTCCTGGACGAAGATTCCTGGCATGTCGTCAGAAACACCCCCGGCGTCACCAGCTTCGTTGGCTCGGGCAACAAGCCGATGCCGCTCGATGATGGGGAGATCGACTCGATCATGCGCGGCATGACGGCCGAAGCGCCGAAGGTCAAGGTGTCCCTCTCGGTCGGCGACACAGTCAGGATCATGGACGGCCCATTTGCGGATTTCCGTGGTGCAATCGACGACATCAACCAGGAGAAGGGCAAGATCAAGGTACTCGTGTCGTTCTTCGGACGCGAGGTGCCGGTTGAGCTTGACTTCTTGCAGGTTGAGCGCGAGGTCTAG
- the secE gene encoding preprotein translocase subunit SecE: MSTRTTSKGGQRGGFVGSLQTLVRDTMTEVRKVSWPDTETTRNLTLLVIAMAAILGAVLGGIDAVFIRIWEWIPS; the protein is encoded by the coding sequence ATGTCGACCAGGACGACGAGTAAGGGCGGTCAACGCGGTGGTTTCGTGGGCTCGCTCCAGACGCTGGTGCGAGACACGATGACCGAGGTTCGCAAGGTCTCATGGCCGGACACCGAGACGACCCGCAACCTGACGCTGCTCGTCATCGCGATGGCAGCGATTCTCGGCGCGGTTCTGGGCGGGATCGACGCGGTCTTTATCCGGATCTGGGAATGGATTCCGTCCTGA